In a genomic window of Punica granatum isolate Tunisia-2019 chromosome 6, ASM765513v2, whole genome shotgun sequence:
- the LOC116209985 gene encoding callose synthase 5: MANHESGPQGLSRRPSRSAATTTFSTEVFDNEVVPSSLSIIAPILRVANEINHERPRVAYLCRFYAFEKAHRLDPNSSGRGVRQFKTALLQRLERDNASSLSARIKKTDAAEIDSFYYQYYEHYVRALDQGEKADRAQLGKAYQTAGVLFEVLCAVNKTEKVEEVAPEIIAAARDVQEKKEIYAPYNILPLDSAGASQSVVQLEEVKAAVAALINTRGLSWPTSFEQQRQKAGDLDLLDWLRAMFGFQRDNVRNQREHLILLLANTHIRLHPKPEPLNKLDERAVDAVMTKLFKNYKTWCQFLGRKHSLRLPQNQPEVQQRKILYMGLYLLIWGEAANVRFMPECLCYIFHNMAYELHGLLAGNVSIVTGENIKPSYGGDDEAFLRKVITPIYRVIEKEAKKSKNGKAPHSGWCNYDDLNEYFWSADCFSLGWPMRDDGDFFKSTRDLVQGRKGKKRKSGSTGKSNFVETRTFWHIFRSFDRLWTFYILALQAMIIIAWSGVSIMEIFQKKILYQISSIFITAAILRFLQSILDIVLNFPGYHRWRFSNVLRNTLKIVISLAWTILLPICYFQSDSAGAGQIKKLLSFLPQVKGIPPLYIMAVGVYLIPNVLAACLFIFPMLRRFIENSDWHIIRLLLWWSQPRIYIGRGMHESQFALIKYTLFWLILLCSKCAFSYFIQIKPLVKPTKDIMRITLVKYEWHEIFPEAERNYGAVFALWAPVILVYFMDSQIWYAIYSTLCGGIIGAFDRLGEIRTLGMLRSRFQSLPGAFNTYLVPTDKSQRRGFSFVKRFAEVPASRRSEAAKFAQLWNEIICSFREEDLISDRKASEPNCSYIYFWLLTSSSHPLSNINFILFREMDLLLVPYSLDPSLNIIQWPPFLLASKIPIALDIAAQFRSKDADLWKRICADEYMKCAVIECYESIKHALNVLVIGENEKRVVSGIFKEIESHIAKNTFLQNFKMKALSTLCEKLVELVGILKDGDPDKRGRVVLLLQDMLEVVSRDMSTIEIRELVESHSSKDTGRQLFAGTDAKPAILYPPVVTAQWDEQIRRLYLLLTVKESAMDVPTNLEARRRISFFTNSLFMDMPRPPRVRKMLSFSVMTPYYSEETVYSKNDLEMENEDGISIIYYLQKIFPDEWENFKERLNCKKESEIWENEENILQLRHWVSLRGQTLCRTVRGMMYYRRALKLQAFLDMANESEMQEGYKAIGFMSEGDKKKQRSLHAQLEAMADMKFTYVATCQNYGNQKRNGDRRATDILNLMVNNPSLRVAYIDEVEERDGDKVQKVYYSVLVKAVDNLDQEIYRIKLPGSAKIGEGKPENQNHAIIFTRGEALQTIDMNQDNYLEEALKMRNLLEEFNEDHGVRPPSILGVREHVFTGSVSSLAWFMSNQETSFVTIGQRVLARPLKVRFHYGHPDVFDRIFHITRGGISKASRGINLSEDIFAGFNSTLRRGNITHHEYIQVGKGRDVGLNQISLFEAKVACGNGEQTLSRDLYRLGHRFDFFRMLSCYFTTAGFYVSAMLVVLVLYAYLYGKLYLSLSGLEKSIIKVARARGNDPLKAAMASQSVVQLGLLMALPMVMEIGLERGFRTALGDLIIMQLQLAAVFFTFSLGTKAHYFGRTILHGGAKYRATGRGFVVRHEKFAENYRMYSRSHFVKGVELMVLLIVYQIYGSAATGAAYMLLTMSMWFLVVSWLFAPFLFNPSGFEWQKIVDDWDDWTKWISSRGGIGVPATKSWESWWDEEQEHLQYTGWLGRFWEVILALRFFVYQYGIVYHLHVSQGSKSIIIYGLSWLVIVAVMIILKIVSMGRKKFSADFQLMFRLLKLFLFIGSIVTLGVLFTFLSLTVGDIFASLLAFMPTGWALLQIAQAWRPLVKGLGMWGSVKALGRGYDYLMGLVIFTPVAVLAWFPFVSEFQTRLLFNQAFSRGLQIQRILAGGKKQK; encoded by the exons ATGGCGAACCACGAGTCAGGCCCGCAGGGCCTCTCGCGGAGGCCATCCCGCAGCgcagccaccaccactttcTCCACCGAGGTCTTCGACAATGAGGTCGTCCCCTCGTCCCTCAGCATCATTGCTCCCATTCTTCGGGTCGCCAATGAGATCAACCATGAGCGCCCTCGCGTCGCCTATCTCT GTCGGTTTTATGCGTTCGAGAAAGCGCATCGGTTGGACCCGAACTCGAGTGGACGTGGTGTAAGGCAGTTCAAGACTGCACTTCTACAGCGGCTAGAAAGG GATAATGCATCCAGTCTTTCTGCACGGATAAAGAAGACTGATGCCGCAGAAATTGATAGCTTTTACTATCAGTACTATGAACATTATGTTAGAGCATTGGATCAGGGGGAGAAGGCTGACAG AGCTCAGCTTGGCAAAGCCTACCAGACGGCCGGAGTGCTTTTTGAAGTCCTATGCGCGGTTAATAAGACTGAAAAAGTCGAAGAAGTTGCACCCGAG ATTATTGCAGCGGCTAGAGATGTCCAAGAGAAGAAGGAAATATATGCACCTTATAACATCCTTCCTCTGGATTCGGCCGGGGCATCACAATCTGTTGTGCAGCTAGAAGAG GTCAAGGCAGCTGTTGCGGCTCTCATTAACACTCGTGGCTTGAGCTGGCCAACATCATTCGAGCAGCAGAGGCAGAAGGCTGGAGATCTAGACCTTCTAGATTGGCTGAGGGCCATGTTTGGTTTCCAG AGAGATAATGTCAGGAACCAAAGGGAACATTTGATTTTGTTGCTAGCTAATACTCATATAAGGCTTCATCCGAAGCCTGAGCCTCTTAATAAG CTTGACGAGAGAGCAGTAGATGCCGTAATGACCAAGCTTTTTAAGAATTACAAAACGTGGTGCCAGTTCCTGGGTAGAAAGCACAGTTTAAG GCTCCCACAGAATCAGCCTGAAGTGCAGCAGAGAAAGATACTATATATGGGTCTGTATCTTCTCATATGGGGGGAGGCAGCAAATGTTCGTTTCATGCCGGAGTGCTTATGCTACATTTTCCACAAT ATGGCATATGAGCTCCATGGGCTGCTGGCTGGAAATGTCAGTATTGTTACAGGGGAAAATATTAAACCTTCTTATGGGGGTGATGATGAGGCTTTTCTAAGAAAGGTCATAACTCCGATCTATCGTGTAATTGAAAAG GAAGCCAAGAAGAGTAAAAATGGGAAAGCCCCTCACTCAGGCTGGTGCAATTATGATGATCTAAATGAATACTTCTG GTCAGCTGATTGTTTCTCCTTGGGTTGGCCCATGCGGGACGACGGAGATTTTTTCAAATCCACACGTGACTTAGTTCAG GGAAGGAagggcaaaaaaagaaaatctggAAGCACAGGCAAATCAAATTTTGTTGAAACTCGAACCTTCTGGCACATTTTCCGAAGTTTTGACCGTTTGTGGACATTTTATATACTGGCTTTGCAG GCTATGATCATAATTGCATGGAGTGGAGTATCCATTATGGAGATTTTCCAAAAGAAAATCCTCTATCAAATATCCAGCATCTTTATCACAGCTGCGATTCTCCGTTTTCTTCAAA GTATACTGGACATCGTTTTGAACTTCCCTGGTTATCACAGATGGAGGTTCAGTAATGTCCTGAGGAACACTCTCAAAATAGTGATCAGTCTTGCATGGACAATCCTTCTTCCAATCTGTTATTTTCAGTCAGACTCTGCGGGCGCTGGTCAAATAAAGAAACTGCTCTCATTTCTTCCTCAAGTGAAAGGCATCCCTCCgctgtatattatggcagtgggAGTTTACCTCATTCCAAATGTACTAGCAGCctgtctttttattttcccaaTGCTGCGAcgttttattgaaaattcagaCTGGCATATCATCAGATTACTCTTGTGGTGGTCACAG CCTAGAATTTACATTGGCAGAGGGATGCATGAAAGTCAGTTTGCACTAATAAA GTACACTCTCTTCTGGTTGATTTTGTTGTGTTCCAAATGTGCATTCAGTTACTTCATCCAG ATAAAGCCTCTTGTCAAGCCGACCAAGGATATAATGCGCATCACTCTTGTTAAATATGAATGGCATGAAATTTTTCCAGAAG CTGAACGTAACTATGGAGCAGTTTTTGCACTCTGGGCTCCTGTAATCTTG GTATATTTCATGGACTCTCAAATTTGGTATGCGATATATTCAACTTTGTGTGGTGGCATAATTGGGGCCTTTGATCGCCTTGGAGAG ATACGTACTCTGGGCATGCTAAGGTCCCGTTTCCAGTCACTACCTGGTGCATTTAACACCTATTTGGTGCCCACTGACAAGTCCCAGAGAAGAGGATTTTCTTTTGTGAAGCGTTTTGCTGAG GTTCCAGCAAGCAGGAGAAGTGAAGCTGCGAAATTTGCTCAGCTTTGGAATGAAATAATATGTAGTTTTCGGGAAGAGGATCTTATTAGTGACAGGAAAGCCTCTGAACCAAATTGCAGTTACATCTATTTCTGGTTATTGACTTCATCTTCTCATCCTTTAAGTAACATAAATTTTATCTTATTCAGAGAGATGGACCTGTTGTTGGTTCCTTATTCCCTCGATCCAAGCCTGAATATTATACAGTGGCCCCCTTTTTTGCTTGCTAGCAAG ATTCCAATAGCTCTGGATATTGCTGCTCAATTCCGATCCAAAGACGCTGATCTCTGGAAGCGTATATGCGCAGATGAATATATGAAATGTGCAGTTATTGAATGCTATGAATCAATCAAGCATGCCCTCAATGTTCTGGTTATtggagaaaatgagaaaag GGTCGTTAGCGGCATCTTCAAAGAAATAGAAAGCCACATTGCAAAGAATACATTCCTGCAAAATTTCAAGATGAAAGCTTTATCCACTCTGTGCGAAAAACTTGTAGAGCTCGTGGGAATTCTG AAAGATGGTGATCCAGACAAGCGAGGTAGAGTGGTACTACTGCTGCAGGACATGTTGGAAGTTGTTTCCCGTGATATGTCAACGATTGAGATCCG TGAGTTGGTGGAAAGCCATAGTAGCAAAGATACTGGAAGACAACTTTTTGCTGGCACTGATGCAAAACCTGCCATACTATATCCTCCTGTAGTTACAGCACAATGGGACGAACAG ATAAGGCGCCTCTATCTGTTATTGACAGTCAAGGAATCTGCAATGGACGTCCCTACAAACCTTGAAGCTCGTCGtagaatttcatttttcacaaaTTCATTGTTCATGGATATGCCTCGTCCTCCTCGAGTCCGTAAAATGCTCTCATTCAG TGTCATGACTCCCTACTATAGTGAGGAGACCGTGTATTCCAAGAATGACCTTGAAATGGAGAACGAAGATGGTATCTCGATCATTTATTACTTGCAGAAGATATTTCCAG ATGAGTGGGAAAACTTCAAGGAGCGGCTTAACTGTAAAAAGGAGAGCGAAATCTGGGAAAATGAAGAGAACATTCTGCAGCTTCGTCACTGGGTCTCCCTAAGAGGACAAACTCTTTGCCGGACAG TTAGAGGAATGATGTACTACCGGCGAGCATTGAAGCTTCAGGCTTTCCTTGACATGGCTAATGAGAGCG AGATGCAGGAAGGCTACAAAGCAATAGGATTTATGTCAGAGGGCGACAAGAAAAAGCAGAGATCTTTGCACGCTCAACTCGAGGCCATGGCTGACATGAAATTCACTTATGTTGCTACCTGTCAGAACTACGGAAACCAGAAGCGAAATGGAGACCGCCGAGCAACGGACATTCTTAATTTGATGGTCAA TAATCCTTCGCTCCGTGTGGCATATATTGATGAGGTTGAGGAAAGAGATGGGGACAAGGTGCAAAAGGTTTATTACTCCGTGCTCGTCAAAGCAGTTGACAACCTAGACCAG GAAATCTACCGCATAAAATTGCCTGGCTCAGCTAAAATTGGAGAAGGGAAACCTGAAAATCAGAACCATGCTATAATTTTCACTCGAGGGGAAGCTCTTCAAACTATTGACATGAACCAG GATAATTATTTGGAAGAAGCTCTAAAAATGCGTAACCTTCTGGAAGAATTCAATGAGGACCACGGTGTGCGGCCACCGTCAATTTTGGGTGTTCGTGAGCATGTCTTTACTGGAAG TGTCTCCTCATTGGCTTGGTTTATGTCTAACCAAGAAACAAGTTTTGTTACAATTGGACAAAGAGTGCTCGCGAGGCCTCTGAA GGTACGGTTCCATTATGGTCACCCGGATGTATTTGATAGAATCTTCCATATTACTCGTGGAGGAATTAGCAAGGCTTCTCGTGGTATCAATCTCAGTGAGGACATTTTTGCAG GCTTCAATTCTACATTGAGACGTGGAAACATTACTCATCATGAATATATACAAGTTGGAAAGGGCAGGGACGTTGGGCTTAACCAAATATCCCTTTTTGAAGCAAAAGTGGCCTGTGGTAATGGTGAACAGACTCTCAGCAGGGATCTCTACCGCTTGGGTCATCGCTTCGACTTTTTCCGCATGTTGTCTTGTTACTTTACAACAGCGGGATTTTATGTCAGTGCAATG TTGGTCGTCCTCGTCCTCTACGCTTATTTGTACGGGAAGCTTTACCTCTCACTGAGTGGATTGGAGAAGTCCATCATTAAAGTCGCAAGGGCTAGGGGGAATGATCCTCTGAAGGCTGCCATGGCTTCTCAGTCTGTGGTTCAGCTCGGGCTTCTCATGGCCTTACCAATGGTCATGGAGATAGGGCTCGAGAGAGGATTCAGGACAGCCCTAGGAGACCTCATAATCATGCAGCTGCAGCTTGCAGCTGTGTTTTTCACCTTCTCGCTTGGAACCAAAGCCCACTACTTCGGGAGGACCATCCTTCATGGTGGAGCCAAGTACAGAGCAACTGGACGTGGTTTCGTGGTTCGGCATGAGAAGTTTGCTGAGAACTATAGGATGTATTCCAGGAGTCACTTTGTGAAGGGAGTAGAGCTCATGGTTCTGCTGATAGTTTACCAGATTTATGGCTCGGCAGCAACAGGAGCCGCCTATATGCTCCTCACGATGTCCATGTGGTTCTTGGTCGTATCTTGGTTGTTTGCTCCTTTCCTCTTCAATCCTTCGGGATTTGAGTGGCAGAAGATAGTGGATGACTGGGATGACTGGACAAAATGGATTAGTAGCCGAGGTGGTATTGGTGTTCCCGCGACTAAGAGCTGGGAGTCATGGTGGGATGAAGAGCAAGAGCACCTGCAGTACACTGGGTGGTTAGGACGGTTCTGGGAGGTCATTCTTGCTCTCCGGTTCTTCGTTTACCAGTATGGTATCGTCTATCATCTCCACGTCTCCCAAGGGAGCAAGAGCATCATC ATTTATGGCCTCTCGTGGCTTGTGATTGTTGCTGTGATGATCATCCTGAAG ATAGTGTCCATGGGAAGAAAGAAGTTCAGCGCCGATTTCCAGCTGATGTTCAGGCTTCTCAAACTCTTTCTCTTTATCGGGTCCATAGTCACTCTCGGTGTCCTCTTCACATTCCTTAGCCTCACTGTGGGGGACATCTTCGCCAGTTTACTCGCCTTCATGCCGACTGGATGGGCATTGCTTCAG ATAGCACAAGCGTGGAGGCCATTGGTGAAGGGTCTGGGGATGTGGGGATCGGTGAAAGCACTCGGGAGAGGGTACGATTACTTGATGGGGCTCGTGATCTTCACTCCGGTGGCGGTCCTCGCTTGGTTCCCCTTCGTGTCTGAGTTCCAGACGAGGCTGCTCTTCAACCAAGCCTTCAGCAGAGGTCTCCAAATCCAACGTATTCTCGCGGGTGGCAAGAAGCAGAAGTAA